One genomic region from Deinococcota bacterium encodes:
- a CDS encoding c-type cytochrome, whose amino-acid sequence MRRLRLPVGLIVVLAGVAVLAGSVFVSSGVHRIAVAPERQIAGADPERGREAILRYGCGSCHSVAGIRQARGRVAPSLTGIAERSYIAGRLPNIPDNMIRWLQNPQAFVPGTAMPNLGVSEGDAADMAAYLYALR is encoded by the coding sequence ATGCGCCGCTTACGGCTGCCGGTCGGTTTGATCGTCGTCCTGGCCGGGGTCGCCGTGCTCGCGGGTTCGGTCTTCGTCTCCAGCGGCGTCCACAGGATCGCGGTGGCGCCCGAGCGGCAGATAGCCGGCGCCGACCCCGAGCGGGGTCGCGAGGCCATCCTTCGCTACGGCTGCGGCTCCTGCCACAGCGTGGCCGGCATCCGCCAGGCCAGAGGCAGGGTGGCGCCGTCCCTTACCGGCATCGCCGAGCGGAGCTATATCGCCGGCAGGCTGCCCAATATTCCGGACAACATGATCCGCTGGCTCCAGAACCCCCAAGCCTTCGTTCCAGGGACGGCCATGCCCAATCTCGGCGTCAGCGAAGGA